From the genome of Actinomycetes bacterium:
AGCGAGGTCTGGTGCTGGCCGCGGTCAGCCGTGACGGCGGCCGGGTCAAGATCAAGGGTGAGGTGTGGTCGGCGCGCACCTACGACCCGCACGCGTCCGTCATCGAGGCGGGCAGCAGCGTGCAGATCGTCGAGATCGACGGCGCCACCGCGCTCGTCTACGAAGCGGAGGTCTGATGGAGGTCGGCTCGATCGTTGCCATCGTCGTGGTGGTGGTGGTCACCCTGTTCGTCCTCGTGTCCCTGGCGAAGACCGTCCGGATCGTGCCGCAGGCGCGGGCCGGCGTCGTCGAGCGGCTGGGGCGCTACTCCCGCACGCTCACGCCGGGCCTGACAGTGCTGGTGCCCTTCATCGACCGGCTGCGGCCGCTGCTGGACCTCCGGGAGCAGGTCGTGTCCTTCCCGCCGCAGCCGGTGATCACCGCCGACAACCTGGTGGTCGGCATCGACACCGTCATCTACTTCCAGGTCACGGATGCGAAGGCGGCGACCTACGAGATCGCCAACTACATCCAGGGCGTCGAGCAGCTCACCGTGACCACGCTGCGCAACGTGGTCGGCAACCTGAACCTGGAGGAGACCCTCACCTCCCGCGACCACATCAACGCCGCGCTGCGGGGCGTCCTAGACGAGGCC
Proteins encoded in this window:
- a CDS encoding SPFH domain-containing protein, encoding MEVGSIVAIVVVVVVTLFVLVSLAKTVRIVPQARAGVVERLGRYSRTLTPGLTVLVPFIDRLRPLLDLREQVVSFPPQPVITADNLVVGIDTVIYFQVTDAKAATYEIANYIQGVEQLTVTTLRNVVGNLNLEETLTSRDHINAALRGVLDEATGKWGIRVNRVEIKAIDPPPSIQDSMEKQMRADREKRATILTAEGFKQSQILTAEGERQAAILKAEGDAQAAVLRADGEAQAIQKVFDAIHAGNPDQKLLAYQYLQTLPQIARGDSNKVWIVPSELGEALKGIGGMLGSGEDRQPPPRVP